In a genomic window of Pseudomonas mohnii:
- a CDS encoding alpha/beta fold hydrolase, whose product MTMALRNHENGKTRRHLVGASLLALSLFGVLGTAHAQSNAAAQTEAGATYTTPSPFGPLKHVTAGLLNVAYAETGPANGPVVILLHGWPYDIHSYDEVAPLLAAKGYRVLMPYARGYGDTHFLSDKTLRNGQPAALASDVIDFMDALKIKQAVLGGYDWGARSADIVSALWPERVKALVSVSGYLIGNQAAGKNPLPPKAELQWWYQFYFATDRGRAGYEKNTHDFAKLIWQTASPKWAFDDATFDRSAKALENPDHVDITVFNYRWRLGLVKGESRYEALEQKLATAPSIGVPTITLEGDANGAPHPAPEDYAKRFTGKYEFRLINGNIGHNLPQEDPQAFAKAVIDADHL is encoded by the coding sequence ATGACGATGGCACTGCGGAACCACGAAAACGGGAAAACCCGCCGTCACCTGGTCGGCGCCTCGCTCCTCGCCCTCAGCCTGTTCGGCGTGCTCGGCACGGCCCACGCGCAGTCGAACGCCGCCGCTCAGACCGAAGCCGGTGCGACTTATACGACGCCCTCTCCGTTCGGCCCGCTCAAGCATGTCACCGCCGGGCTGCTGAATGTCGCGTATGCCGAAACGGGCCCGGCCAACGGACCGGTGGTGATTCTCCTGCACGGCTGGCCATACGACATTCACAGCTATGACGAGGTCGCTCCTTTGCTGGCCGCCAAGGGCTATCGCGTGTTGATGCCCTACGCGCGGGGTTATGGCGATACGCATTTCCTCTCCGATAAAACCCTGCGCAATGGTCAACCGGCCGCGCTGGCCAGTGACGTTATCGACTTCATGGATGCGCTGAAGATCAAGCAAGCCGTGCTCGGTGGCTATGATTGGGGCGCGCGCTCGGCCGACATCGTCTCGGCGCTGTGGCCGGAACGGGTCAAGGCATTGGTGTCGGTCAGTGGTTATCTGATCGGTAACCAGGCGGCCGGCAAGAACCCCCTACCGCCCAAGGCTGAATTGCAGTGGTGGTACCAGTTTTACTTCGCCACTGATCGCGGCCGTGCCGGTTATGAGAAAAACACCCACGATTTCGCCAAGTTGATCTGGCAAACGGCTTCGCCGAAATGGGCGTTCGATGACGCCACGTTCGACCGCAGCGCCAAGGCGCTGGAAAACCCGGACCATGTCGACATCACCGTGTTCAACTACCGCTGGCGCCTGGGGCTGGTAAAAGGTGAATCCCGTTACGAAGCCCTGGAACAAAAACTGGCCACCGCGCCGTCCATCGGAGTGCCGACCATCACCCTGGAAGGCGATGCCAACGGCGCGCCCCACCCTGCCCCCGAGGATTACGCCAAGCGCTTTACCGGCAAGTACGAATTTCGCCTGATCAACGGCAACATCGGCCACAACCTGCCGCAGGAAGATCCGCAAGCGTTCGCCAAGGCCGTGATCGACGCCGATCATCTTTGA
- a CDS encoding (R)-mandelonitrile lyase, translating into MILKRVGSQPSIKAPEAFFTGTVRMDPLNAPPSPARVSVVSVTFEPGARSAWHTHPLGQTLIVTAGCGWTQCEGEPIVEIRAGDVIWCPPDHKHWHGASATTAMTHIGVQEALDGVSVVWMEKVTDEEYNVGPPAQ; encoded by the coding sequence ATGATCCTCAAGCGCGTAGGTTCGCAGCCCTCGATAAAAGCCCCTGAAGCCTTCTTCACCGGCACCGTCCGCATGGACCCGCTCAACGCCCCTCCGTCACCCGCCCGGGTTTCCGTCGTCAGCGTCACCTTTGAACCCGGCGCACGCAGCGCCTGGCATACCCATCCGCTGGGGCAGACCCTGATTGTCACCGCCGGCTGCGGCTGGACCCAGTGCGAAGGCGAACCGATCGTGGAAATCCGTGCCGGTGATGTCATCTGGTGCCCGCCTGACCACAAGCACTGGCACGGCGCCAGCGCCACCACCGCAATGACCCACATCGGCGTCCAGGAAGCGCTGGACGGTGTGAGTGTGGTCTGGATGGAAAAAGTCACGGACGAGGAATACAACGTCGGCCCGCCCGCGCAATGA
- a CDS encoding polyamine ABC transporter substrate-binding protein — MDTMKRILGATVCGLTLLASAVHAEQRELRVYNWADYILPSVPKDFADKSGIKVTWDTFDTNESLEAKLLTGNSGYDLVVPSNQFIETQIKAGVFQKLDKSKLPNWSHQDPALLKLLDKNDPGNQYGVPYMYGTVLIGFNPAKVKAALGENAPVDSWDLVFKPENMKKLKSCGVAMLDSPSEILPLALHYLGLDPNSQNPDDYDKAKALMLKIRPYVTYFNSAKYMTDIANGDICVAIGYSGSFYQFGNRAKEAGNGVVVDWRLPKEGAPIWFDTFAIPKSAKNVEEAHEFLNTLLEPKVIAPISDFLGYPNANKDSIALINKDITGNPNLTPTPEALKTLYVVQPLPQKLERVRTRVWTSIKSDK; from the coding sequence ATGGACACTATGAAACGCATTTTGGGCGCCACGGTTTGTGGGCTGACGTTGCTGGCCAGCGCCGTGCACGCCGAACAGCGCGAGTTGAGGGTGTACAACTGGGCGGACTACATCCTGCCGTCCGTGCCCAAGGACTTCGCCGACAAGTCTGGCATCAAAGTGACCTGGGACACCTTCGACACCAACGAGTCCCTGGAAGCCAAGCTGCTGACCGGCAACTCCGGGTACGACCTGGTGGTACCGTCGAACCAGTTCATCGAAACCCAGATCAAGGCCGGGGTGTTCCAGAAGCTGGACAAGTCCAAACTGCCCAATTGGAGCCATCAGGACCCGGCATTGCTCAAGCTGTTGGACAAGAACGACCCCGGCAACCAGTACGGCGTGCCCTACATGTACGGCACCGTGCTGATTGGTTTCAACCCGGCCAAGGTCAAGGCCGCGTTGGGTGAGAACGCGCCTGTGGACAGCTGGGATCTGGTGTTCAAGCCCGAGAACATGAAAAAACTCAAATCCTGCGGCGTGGCGATGCTCGACTCGCCGTCGGAAATCCTGCCCCTGGCCCTGCATTACCTGGGGCTGGACCCGAACAGCCAGAACCCGGACGACTACGATAAAGCCAAGGCCCTCATGTTGAAGATCCGGCCTTACGTCACCTACTTCAACTCCGCCAAGTACATGACCGACATCGCCAACGGCGACATTTGCGTGGCCATCGGTTACTCCGGCAGCTTCTATCAGTTCGGCAATCGCGCCAAGGAGGCGGGCAACGGCGTGGTCGTCGATTGGCGCTTGCCGAAGGAGGGCGCGCCGATCTGGTTCGATACCTTCGCCATTCCTAAAAGTGCGAAGAACGTCGAGGAAGCCCACGAATTTCTCAACACCTTGCTGGAGCCGAAAGTCATCGCGCCCATCAGTGACTTCCTCGGTTATCCGAACGCCAACAAAGATTCGATTGCCCTGATCAACAAGGACATCACCGGCAACCCCAACCTGACGCCCACCCCCGAAGCCCTGAAAACCTTGTATGTCGTGCAGCCGTTGCCGCAAAAGCTTGAACGGGTGCGCACTCGGGTCTGGACCAGCATCAAGTCGGACAAGTAG
- a CDS encoding Rho-binding antiterminator: MNEYQPMSCDLYDYLEIACMRGYRLDIELKDGARLVAKALTTRTSSEKEEFILLETDDGQQEIRLDQLLAITPLDANAQFGRVVFSEAVCTF, from the coding sequence ATGAATGAATACCAGCCCATGAGTTGCGACCTCTATGACTATCTGGAAATCGCCTGCATGCGTGGCTATCGACTGGATATCGAGTTGAAAGACGGCGCACGCCTGGTGGCCAAGGCGCTGACCACGCGCACCTCGAGCGAGAAGGAAGAGTTCATCCTCCTCGAGACGGATGACGGTCAACAGGAGATTCGCCTGGATCAACTGCTGGCCATCACCCCCCTCGATGCCAACGCGCAGTTCGGACGAGTGGTGTTTTCCGAAGCCGTCTGCACGTTCTAG
- a CDS encoding helix-turn-helix domain-containing protein, translating into MDSLITAAAQALAAGDPLGALDRVALREDAPALALRGIAMAQLGDLLRAKALVRRAARAFGPKEAVARARCVVAEAEIALASRELGWPVKALDAARVALMSHGDAINAAHARYLQIRRLLLIGQLDEAQALLADLDSVTLPPALRANHELVVAGIAMRCLQSQAARAALVRAELAARQSGIAALCAEVDSAARMLDSPAARLICQGETRPLLLDEVQALLASTSLVIDGCRSVVRGAGMSVSLATRPILFTLVRTLAEAWPADVSRETLIAKTFRLKLSDESHRARLRVEIGRLRAALKPLASVIASKRGFALVTRVSTDVVLLMPPVEARHAAVFALLADGESWSSSALALALGNSQRSVQRALDTLATAGKVQSFGHGRARRWVTAPVPGFATTLLLPGPLPGG; encoded by the coding sequence ATGGATTCGCTGATCACCGCCGCGGCGCAGGCGCTGGCGGCGGGCGACCCGCTCGGCGCGCTGGACCGGGTGGCGTTGCGCGAGGATGCACCGGCGCTGGCACTGCGGGGTATCGCCATGGCGCAACTGGGCGATCTGCTGCGGGCCAAGGCACTGGTACGCAGGGCAGCGCGGGCCTTCGGGCCGAAAGAGGCCGTAGCGCGGGCGCGTTGCGTGGTCGCTGAAGCCGAAATTGCACTGGCCTCGCGGGAGCTTGGCTGGCCGGTGAAGGCGCTCGACGCCGCGCGGGTCGCACTGATGTCCCACGGCGACGCCATCAACGCCGCCCATGCGCGTTATCTGCAGATCCGCCGCTTGCTGTTGATCGGGCAGCTCGATGAGGCGCAGGCGCTGCTCGCCGATCTCGATTCGGTGACCCTGCCTCCCGCGTTGCGGGCCAACCATGAACTGGTGGTGGCGGGGATTGCGATGCGGTGCCTGCAATCCCAAGCGGCACGGGCGGCGCTCGTCAGGGCCGAACTCGCCGCGCGCCAGTCCGGCATTGCGGCGCTGTGCGCTGAAGTCGACAGTGCGGCACGGATGCTCGACAGCCCGGCCGCACGCCTGATCTGCCAGGGCGAAACACGACCCCTGTTGCTCGACGAAGTGCAAGCGCTGCTCGCCTCGACATCGCTGGTGATCGACGGCTGCCGCTCTGTCGTGCGCGGTGCGGGCATGTCGGTGTCGCTGGCCACGCGTCCGATCCTCTTCACCCTGGTGCGAACCCTCGCCGAAGCTTGGCCGGCAGACGTGTCGCGGGAAACGCTGATCGCCAAGACCTTTCGCCTGAAGCTCAGCGATGAATCCCACCGCGCCCGTTTGCGCGTGGAAATCGGGCGCCTGCGCGCGGCACTCAAACCCCTGGCCAGCGTGATCGCCAGCAAACGGGGATTTGCCCTGGTCACCCGGGTTTCTACCGATGTGGTGCTGCTGATGCCACCGGTCGAAGCGCGCCATGCCGCGGTGTTCGCCTTGCTCGCCGACGGTGAGTCCTGGTCGAGCTCGGCCCTGGCCCTGGCGCTGGGCAACAGTCAGCGCAGCGTGCAAAGGGCACTCGACACCCTGGCGACGGCGGGGAAGGTGCAGTCGTTTGGTCACGGCCGGGCACGGCGCTGGGTGACTGCGCCGGTGCCCGGTTTCGCGACGACCTTGTTACTCCCCGGTCCGCTGCCCGGTGGCTAG
- a CDS encoding DUF5074 domain-containing protein encodes MKQSAAEILREYGPFADVDKVHGLTWDGQQVWFASGEKINALDPDTGKTLRSIDVAAHAGTAFDGQHLFQIAEDRIQKIDPRTGRILGTIPAPGGGNDSGLTWAEGTLWVGQYQARKIHQIDPETGAILRTIESNRFVTGVTWVEGDLWHGTWEAEESELRRVDPHSGEVLESLKMPAGIGVSGLESDGGARFFCGGGTSGKVRVVRRPS; translated from the coding sequence ATGAAACAGTCAGCCGCCGAAATTCTCCGTGAATATGGTCCTTTTGCCGATGTCGACAAGGTGCACGGCCTGACCTGGGACGGTCAGCAGGTATGGTTTGCCAGCGGAGAAAAAATCAACGCCCTGGATCCCGACACCGGCAAGACCCTGCGCTCGATCGACGTCGCCGCCCATGCCGGCACCGCCTTCGATGGTCAGCACCTGTTCCAGATTGCCGAGGACCGCATCCAGAAAATCGACCCGCGTACCGGCCGGATACTCGGCACCATCCCGGCCCCCGGTGGCGGCAACGATTCAGGCCTGACCTGGGCCGAAGGCACGTTGTGGGTGGGGCAGTATCAGGCGCGGAAAATCCATCAGATCGACCCTGAGACCGGGGCGATTCTGCGCACCATCGAATCCAACCGGTTTGTCACCGGCGTGACCTGGGTTGAAGGCGACCTGTGGCACGGCACCTGGGAAGCCGAAGAGAGCGAACTGCGCCGCGTCGATCCACACTCGGGCGAAGTCCTCGAAAGCCTGAAGATGCCGGCCGGTATCGGCGTGTCGGGGCTTGAGTCCGATGGTGGCGCGCGGTTTTTCTGCGGCGGTGGCACGAGCGGGAAGGTGAGGGTGGTACGACGGCCTTCATGA
- a CDS encoding CAP domain-containing protein produces MRQTALVLRFSSLCLFTLLPLIANPAHASAERELVEAINDYRAHPQRCERRPAQRLSPLALKSSLALPVGYGGGLRDRLKSNGYQAVAVRSIRVVGAQDAEEAFDLFQSEHCSALLDSQYADIGVSRSRSEWQVVMAQPVLDRQLNDTRSVSKALLAQVNAARAKPRLCGRQRFAAARPLSWNASLGAAAQGHSKAMAYGNYFAHQDPDGDMPADRARAAGYRGRQIGENIAAGQGSPSKAMAGWLASPGHCANLMNPMFTQVGAAYATDARSDEGVYWTMVFGTP; encoded by the coding sequence ATGCGCCAAACCGCCCTTGTCTTGCGCTTTTCTTCGCTGTGCCTGTTTACCTTGCTTCCCCTGATCGCCAATCCCGCCCACGCCAGTGCCGAGCGAGAATTGGTGGAAGCGATCAACGATTATCGAGCCCACCCCCAGCGCTGTGAGCGACGTCCAGCTCAACGCCTGTCGCCACTGGCGCTGAAATCCAGCCTGGCCCTGCCCGTGGGCTACGGCGGTGGCTTGCGCGACCGGTTGAAATCCAATGGCTATCAAGCGGTGGCCGTGCGCTCCATCCGTGTGGTCGGTGCGCAGGATGCCGAAGAGGCGTTCGATCTGTTTCAGAGCGAGCATTGCTCGGCGCTGCTGGACAGCCAGTACGCCGACATCGGTGTGAGTCGCAGCCGCAGCGAATGGCAAGTGGTCATGGCGCAACCCGTGCTGGACCGTCAGTTGAACGATACGCGATCGGTCAGCAAAGCCTTGCTCGCGCAGGTCAATGCCGCCCGCGCAAAACCACGCCTCTGCGGGCGCCAGCGCTTTGCCGCCGCACGGCCACTGTCGTGGAATGCCAGCCTTGGCGCGGCGGCGCAAGGCCATAGCAAGGCCATGGCCTACGGTAACTACTTCGCCCATCAGGACCCCGATGGCGACATGCCCGCTGACCGGGCCAGGGCTGCGGGTTACCGTGGCCGGCAGATTGGCGAAAACATCGCCGCCGGCCAAGGCTCACCGAGCAAAGCCATGGCCGGCTGGCTGGCCAGTCCCGGGCATTGCGCCAACCTGATGAACCCGATGTTCACCCAGGTCGGCGCGGCCTATGCCACGGACGCGCGCAGTGACGAGGGGGTTTACTGGACGATGGTGTTTGGGACGCCCTGA
- a CDS encoding alpha/beta hydrolase — MPSTNVSRMSRNLMLLIVVLAALYLTLCGALYVFQRALIYYPQPRAIGTSETLLTLPVDDAQLQVSVRPHDGPNALIYFGGNAEDVSRNLPEFSQAFPDYALYLLHYRGYGGSTGSPSEEAIARDALALFDTVQATHGHVAVVGRSLGSGVAVRLASQRPAARLVLITPYNSLEGLAARQFHWFPVKWLLKDKFESWRYAARITVPTRLIAAEHDEVVPGSSTRLLYSHFARGVASLQVIAGTGHNSISDSPEYLKALGDGL, encoded by the coding sequence ATGCCGTCCACTAACGTTAGTCGAATGTCACGCAACCTGATGCTGCTTATCGTCGTCCTGGCCGCCTTGTATCTGACGCTCTGCGGGGCGCTGTATGTGTTTCAGCGCGCGCTGATCTACTACCCGCAACCCCGCGCTATCGGGACCAGCGAGACATTGCTCACGTTGCCCGTCGACGACGCGCAGCTCCAGGTTTCCGTCAGGCCCCACGACGGCCCCAATGCGCTGATCTATTTCGGTGGCAATGCCGAGGACGTTTCGCGCAACCTGCCAGAGTTCAGCCAGGCCTTCCCCGACTACGCCCTGTATTTGCTGCACTACCGAGGCTACGGCGGCAGCACTGGCTCGCCCTCGGAAGAGGCCATTGCCCGCGACGCCCTGGCCTTGTTCGACACCGTGCAGGCCACTCATGGGCATGTCGCGGTGGTCGGGCGCAGTCTCGGTTCGGGGGTGGCCGTGCGCCTGGCCAGCCAACGCCCGGCGGCACGCTTGGTGTTGATCACGCCTTACAACAGCCTTGAGGGCCTCGCCGCCCGGCAGTTCCACTGGTTTCCGGTGAAGTGGCTGCTCAAGGACAAATTCGAGTCCTGGCGTTATGCCGCACGCATCACGGTGCCGACGCGGCTGATCGCGGCCGAGCATGACGAAGTGGTGCCAGGCTCAAGCACGCGGCTGCTGTACAGCCATTTCGCCCGGGGCGTGGCTTCGCTGCAGGTGATTGCAGGCACGGGACACAACTCGATCAGCGACAGCCCGGAGTATCTGAAGGCGTTGGGGGATGGTTTGTAG
- a CDS encoding aldo/keto reductase — MQTRAIPSSAEPLPIVGLGTYRGFDVAPADAAYKQLPAVLRALFEKGGTLIDSSPMYGRAEQTTGELLSIHKPRSPAFLATKVWTRGREEGIAQMERSFTLLQTDCIDLMQIHNLLDWQIHLPTLRHWKEQGRIRYIGITHYTPSAYDEVEAVLNTEPLDFLQINYALGDRGVEKRILPLCRERGVAVICNRPFGGGGLLERLKGRPLPGWAAQVGAKSWPQLALKFVLSHSAVTCVIPGTGNPRYMAENAGAGFGPMLTDAQRYLLIALVE; from the coding sequence ATGCAGACCCGCGCCATTCCGTCCAGCGCCGAACCATTGCCTATCGTTGGGTTGGGCACTTATCGCGGCTTTGACGTGGCCCCCGCCGATGCCGCCTACAAGCAATTGCCCGCGGTGCTGCGCGCGCTGTTCGAGAAGGGCGGGACGCTGATCGACAGCTCGCCGATGTACGGTCGTGCGGAGCAGACGACCGGTGAATTGCTGTCGATCCACAAGCCACGGTCCCCGGCATTTCTGGCGACCAAGGTGTGGACCCGTGGCCGCGAAGAGGGCATTGCGCAGATGGAGCGGTCGTTTACGTTATTGCAGACCGATTGCATCGACCTGATGCAAATTCACAACCTGCTGGATTGGCAAATTCACTTGCCGACGTTGCGGCACTGGAAGGAACAAGGGCGTATTCGTTACATCGGTATCACCCATTACACCCCGTCGGCGTATGACGAAGTGGAGGCCGTTCTGAATACCGAGCCACTGGATTTCTTGCAGATCAACTACGCGCTGGGCGATCGCGGCGTCGAGAAGCGCATCTTGCCGTTGTGTCGCGAACGGGGCGTGGCGGTGATCTGCAATCGGCCGTTCGGTGGCGGGGGCCTGCTCGAGCGTCTCAAAGGCAGACCGTTGCCTGGCTGGGCCGCCCAAGTCGGGGCCAAGAGCTGGCCGCAACTGGCGCTGAAATTCGTGCTGTCCCATTCGGCAGTGACCTGCGTCATCCCCGGTACCGGCAACCCGCGCTACATGGCGGAAAATGCCGGAGCCGGTTTTGGTCCGATGCTCACCGATGCGCAGCGTTATCTGTTGATAGCACTGGTGGAGTAG
- a CDS encoding peroxiredoxin, with protein sequence MSIRIGDEAPDFTAETTEGTINFHQWIGNGWAILFSHPKDFTPVCTTELGYLAKLKPEFDKRNTKVIGLSIDPVSDHNKWVGDIEETQGTAVNYPLIGDDNLVVAKLYDMIHPNASGGSRTAVDNATVRSVFIVGPDKKVKAMLIYPMSAGRNFDEVLRLLDSLQLNAKHTVATPVNWRPGEDVIIPTSVSDEDAKKKYPDGFKTLKPYLRTVAQPK encoded by the coding sequence ATGTCCATCCGCATTGGCGACGAAGCACCGGATTTCACCGCCGAAACCACCGAAGGCACGATCAACTTCCACCAATGGATTGGCAATGGCTGGGCCATCCTGTTTTCCCATCCGAAGGATTTCACCCCTGTCTGCACCACCGAGCTGGGTTACCTGGCCAAGCTCAAGCCGGAATTCGACAAGCGCAACACCAAGGTCATCGGACTGAGCATCGACCCGGTCAGCGACCACAACAAGTGGGTCGGTGATATCGAGGAAACCCAGGGCACTGCCGTCAACTATCCGCTGATCGGTGACGATAACCTGGTGGTGGCCAAGCTCTACGACATGATCCACCCGAACGCCAGTGGCGGTTCGCGCACAGCGGTGGACAACGCCACGGTGCGGTCAGTGTTCATTGTCGGCCCGGACAAGAAGGTCAAGGCCATGCTGATCTACCCGATGAGCGCCGGGCGCAATTTCGACGAAGTGCTGCGCCTGCTCGACTCGCTGCAACTCAATGCCAAACACACCGTGGCCACCCCGGTGAACTGGCGTCCGGGTGAAGACGTGATCATCCCGACATCGGTCTCCGACGAGGATGCGAAGAAGAAATACCCCGACGGTTTCAAAACCCTGAAGCCGTATCTGCGCACCGTGGCGCAACCGAAGTAG
- the yghX gene encoding YghX family hydrolase: MTRLTAKDFAPPLLELYDYYAHGLINRREFLDRAALFTLGGLTASALLASLSPDYALAEQVEFTDPDILAEYITYPSPKGHGQVRGYRVRPTKNAGKAGSVVVVHENRGLNPYIEDVARRLAKAGFIALAPDGLSSVGGYPGNDDKGRELQATVDPEKLMNDFFAAVEWLMNQADSGKVGITGFCYGGGVANAAAVAYPELGAAVSFYGRQPEPKDVVRIKAPVMLHYGELDTRINEGWPAYEKALKAAGKTYEAFIYPGCNHGFHNDSTPRYDEAAAKLAWERTLGWFRRYLV; this comes from the coding sequence ATGACCCGTCTCACCGCGAAAGACTTTGCCCCGCCATTGCTGGAGCTCTATGACTACTACGCCCACGGCCTGATCAATCGCCGTGAGTTTCTCGACCGGGCCGCGTTGTTCACCCTGGGTGGTTTGACCGCCAGCGCGCTGCTGGCGTCCTTGAGCCCCGATTACGCCCTTGCCGAGCAGGTCGAGTTCACCGATCCGGACATCCTTGCCGAATACATCACCTACCCCTCGCCCAAAGGCCATGGCCAGGTGCGAGGCTATCGGGTGCGCCCGACGAAAAACGCCGGCAAGGCTGGAAGCGTGGTGGTGGTGCATGAGAACCGCGGGCTCAATCCTTATATCGAGGATGTTGCGCGACGGCTGGCCAAGGCCGGTTTCATTGCGCTTGCCCCGGATGGCTTGAGCTCGGTCGGCGGCTATCCCGGCAACGACGACAAGGGCCGCGAACTACAGGCAACGGTCGATCCGGAAAAGCTCATGAATGACTTTTTCGCCGCCGTCGAGTGGCTGATGAACCAGGCCGACAGCGGCAAAGTCGGCATTACCGGCTTCTGTTACGGCGGTGGTGTGGCCAATGCCGCGGCGGTGGCCTACCCGGAACTGGGCGCTGCGGTGTCGTTTTATGGCCGACAACCGGAACCCAAAGATGTCGTGCGGATCAAGGCCCCGGTGATGCTGCACTACGGTGAACTGGATACGCGCATCAACGAAGGCTGGCCTGCCTACGAAAAGGCCTTGAAAGCCGCCGGCAAGACCTATGAAGCCTTCATCTACCCCGGCTGCAATCATGGCTTCCACAACGATTCCACGCCGCGTTACGACGAAGCGGCGGCCAAACTGGCCTGGGAACGCACACTGGGGTGGTTTCGCCGCTATCTGGTCTAG
- a CDS encoding heme-binding protein, which translates to MKSKAVLSQAEVGQILAAARQEAQNNQWPVTIAVVDDGGHPLALERLDGASPISAYIATEKARTSALGRRESKGYEDMVNGGRHAFLSAPLLTSLEGGVPIIVDGQVIGAVGVSGVKAEQDAQVAKVGAQCLK; encoded by the coding sequence ATGAAAAGCAAAGCCGTGCTGAGTCAGGCCGAAGTCGGCCAGATCCTCGCCGCCGCCCGGCAGGAGGCGCAGAACAACCAGTGGCCGGTGACCATTGCCGTGGTCGATGACGGCGGTCATCCGCTGGCCCTCGAACGCCTTGATGGCGCCTCGCCCATCAGCGCCTACATCGCCACCGAAAAGGCCCGCACCTCGGCCTTGGGCCGGCGCGAATCCAAGGGCTATGAAGACATGGTCAACGGCGGGCGCCATGCCTTTCTGTCGGCGCCCTTGCTGACGTCCCTGGAAGGCGGCGTGCCGATCATCGTCGATGGCCAGGTGATTGGCGCGGTCGGGGTGTCCGGGGTCAAGGCCGAGCAGGATGCACAAGTGGCGAAGGTCGGGGCGCAGTGCCTGAAATGA
- the glcF gene encoding glycolate oxidase subunit GlcF, with protein sequence MQTTLSDSARQLPRAEEADSILRTCVHCGFCNATCPTYQLLGDELDGPRGRIYLIKQVLEGNEVTQKTQQHLDRCLSCRNCETTCPSGVDYHNLLDIGRAVVDAAVPRPVGQRLLREGLRTLVPHPELFKGLVSSGQVFRALLPGTLQSKLPRSAPPGKARPTTRHARQVLMLEGCVQPGLAPNTNAAAARVLDRLGISITPSREAGCCGAVDYHLDAQAAGLDRARHNIDAWWPSIEKGAEAIVQTASGCGAFIKDYGHLLRSDPAYAEKARTVSALAKDLIEVLRDEPLEQLGIHSAQRLAFHCPCTLQHAQKLGGAVEALLTRLGFNLTTVPDGHLCCGSAGTYSLTQPELARQLRDNKMNALESGYPEVIVTANIGCQSHLDGAGRTPVRHWIELVEAALP encoded by the coding sequence ATGCAGACCACATTGAGCGACAGCGCCCGCCAACTGCCCCGTGCCGAGGAAGCCGACAGTATCCTGCGCACCTGCGTGCACTGCGGCTTCTGCAATGCCACCTGCCCGACCTATCAACTGCTTGGCGATGAACTGGATGGTCCACGGGGGCGCATCTACCTGATCAAACAGGTGCTGGAGGGCAACGAGGTCACGCAAAAGACCCAACAACACCTGGACCGTTGCCTGTCATGCCGCAACTGCGAAACCACCTGCCCGTCCGGCGTCGACTACCACAACCTGCTGGACATCGGCCGCGCGGTGGTCGACGCGGCGGTGCCGCGCCCGGTCGGCCAGCGCTTGCTGCGCGAAGGTTTGCGCACGCTGGTGCCGCATCCGGAGCTGTTCAAGGGACTGGTCAGCAGCGGCCAGGTGTTTCGCGCGCTGCTGCCCGGCACACTGCAAAGCAAGCTGCCGCGCAGCGCGCCGCCAGGCAAAGCGCGCCCCACCACCCGCCATGCCCGGCAGGTGCTGATGCTCGAAGGCTGCGTACAGCCGGGTCTTGCGCCCAACACCAACGCGGCCGCCGCGCGGGTCCTGGATCGATTGGGGATCAGCATCACGCCGAGCCGCGAGGCCGGGTGCTGCGGTGCCGTGGACTATCACCTGGACGCTCAGGCCGCGGGTCTGGATCGCGCCCGCCACAACATCGACGCCTGGTGGCCGAGCATCGAAAAAGGCGCCGAGGCCATCGTGCAAACCGCCAGCGGCTGCGGCGCCTTCATCAAGGACTATGGCCATCTGCTGCGCAGCGACCCGGCCTATGCCGAGAAGGCCAGAACCGTCAGCGCGCTGGCCAAGGACCTGATCGAAGTGTTGCGTGACGAACCCCTTGAGCAACTCGGCATACACAGTGCCCAGCGCCTGGCGTTCCATTGCCCGTGCACGTTGCAGCACGCGCAAAAACTCGGCGGTGCGGTGGAAGCGCTGCTGACACGCCTGGGTTTCAATTTGACGACCGTGCCCGACGGCCACTTGTGCTGCGGCTCGGCGGGCACGTACTCGCTGACCCAACCGGAACTGGCGCGGCAACTGCGCGACAACAAGATGAACGCACTGGAAAGCGGCTATCCCGAGGTGATCGTCACCGCCAATATCGGCTGTCAGTCGCACCTTGATGGCGCCGGTCGAACCCCGGTCCGGCACTGGATCGAACTGGTCGAAGCCGCCCTTCCTTAA